A single window of Vigna radiata var. radiata cultivar VC1973A chromosome 4, Vradiata_ver6, whole genome shotgun sequence DNA harbors:
- the LOC106758194 gene encoding uncharacterized protein LOC106758194 isoform X3, whose amino-acid sequence MESIQQNYYDDSVEHASSTPPGSPHISDARVGEEYQVEVPSMIEESEWLGLIVNPADSEIMGDSSLSFAIGLPLSVTWMHNEGYLADIDGDKNSDQLGKSKNYVLAPGTLSNSWSEADTRSFLLGLFIFGKNFIKIKRLLENKGMGEMLSFYYGKFYKSDEYRRWSDCRKTKGRKCIMGQKLFSGLRQQELLSRLIPHVSKESQDSLLQVSQSYVEGRVSLEDYIFSMKSTVGLGVLVEAVGIGKEREDLTSLDVVLGKNNWVFSGPTSQAWSSLGPSDIIKYLTGGLRLSKAKSNDLFWEAVWPRLLARGWHSEQPQHHSYLCPKDYLVFLIPGVKKFSRRKLVKGDDYFDSVSDVLNKVVAEPGLLELEDETIVGSGNEEQEKGLNKDDQYNYRRQCYLKPRASTTDHIKFMVIDTSLMHKGKFSDIMEYKSAPVKLAGKIEANAAGITAKGAKQMRKVNHSKDLSKKVNKKLTKFTVIDTSMLNVGKLLKVRELRCLPVELESASKRTASKDRSSCEDTPSVITCDKRNISNTDSRKGISENHGTSIKEANDKPDNNANKMVERQKNQKIRVSNGNQLKSTVKHQFSRRARADHCNQTVLPIKRRRLTACVKAETSRAIENSSGGLESEKLACSQSSSFLDSNQNVCDSVSLQPNGSSIAFPADRSVKMNNEETILNEICQHRSSSCVKDEKCESHMLATLNTPQVPLNSKDIEMMGIGNEHRQCLKEKDPCLSSDAQGVVENEKPQRTSYDVGSVEQQSDTNPRRQSTRNRPLTVKALESLENEFLQVQRKQKRKDILPHIDAFSPCRRARTRGKTNLHRRNSDHGTAVVKEKHLNEDEKMEVVELVEYFQATKLN is encoded by the exons ATGGAGTCAATTCAGCAAAACTATTATGATGATTCCGTGGAGCATGCATCTAGTACTCCTCCAGGTTCACCTCATATAAGTGACGCAAGAGTTGGTGAAGAATACCAGGTGGAGGTCCCCTCTATGATAGAAGAATCAGAGTGGCTTGGACTTATTGTAAATCCTGCTGATTCAGAAATTATGGGTGATAGTTCACTTTCCTTTGCAATTGGTTTGCCCCTCTCTGTTACATGGATGCACAATGAAGGTTATCTTGCAGATATTGATG GAGACAAAAATTCCGATCAACtgggtaaaagtaaaaattatgtattgGCCCCTGGCACATTGAGTAACTCCTGGAGTGAAGCTGATACAAGAAGTTTTCTCCttggtttgtttatttttggaaagaatTTTATCAAGATTAAAAGATTATTAGAAAACAAAGGCATGGGGGAAATGCTGTCATTTTACTATGGAAAGTTTTATAAATCTGATGAATATCGTAGATGGTCAGACTGCAGGAagacaaaaggaagaaaatgcaTTATGGGACAGAAACTCTTTTCCGGGCTGAGGCAACAGGAACTATTATCTCGATTGATTCCTCATGTATCAAAAGAATCTCAAGATAGTTTGCTGCAG GTTTCTCAGTCGTATGTGGAAGGAAGAGTTTCTCTTGAAGATTACATTTTCTCTATGAAGTCTACTGTTGGACTTGGTGTTCTTGTGGAGGCAGTTGGTATTGGAAAGGAGAGGGAAGACCTTACAAGCCTTGATGTGGTACTTGGGAAGAACAATTGGGTTTTTTCAGGACCAACTAGTCAAGCTTGGTCTTCTCTTGGACCCAgtgatataataaaatatttgacagGAGGATTGCGACTGAGCAAAGCCAAAAGTAATGATCTCTTCTGGGAAGCTGTTTGGCCTCGCTTACTGGCAAGAGGTTGGCACTCTGAGCAACCACAACATCACAGTTATCTCTGCCCCAAAGATTATCTAGTTTTTCTAATACCTGGCGTTAAGAAATTTTCAAGGAGAAAACTTGTAAAAGGTGATGATTACTTTGATTCTGTTAGTGATGTCTTGAACAAAGTTGTTGCTGAACCTGGTCTTCTTGAGCTTGAAGATGAAACTATAGTTGGTAGCGGCAATGAAGAGCAAGAAAAGGGATTGAATAAGGATGATCAATATAATTATCGTCGTCAATGTTACCTCAAGCCCCGAGCTTCTACCACTGATCATATAAAATTCATGGTTATTGATACTAGTTTGATGCACAAAGGGAAGTTTTCTGATATAATGGAATATAAATCTGCACCTGTTAAGTTAGCTGGTAAAATTGAGGCAAATGCTGCTGGTATTACGGCTAAAGGGGCCAAACAAATGAGGAAAGTAAACCATAGCAAGGATCTGtctaaaaaagttaataaaaagttGACAAAGTTCACAGTTATTGATACCAGTATGCTTAATGTAGGAAAATTATTGAAAGTGAGAGAACTGAGATGTCTTCCAGTTGAATTAGAGTCTGCATCTAAGAGAACTGCATCTAAGGATAGGTCTTCTTGTGAAGATACACCAAGCGTGATAACATGTGacaaaaggaatataagtaatACTGATAGCCGAAAAGGCATATCTGAGAATCATGGTACCAGTATAAAAGAAGCAAATGATAAGCCAGATAATAATGCAAACAAGATGGTAGAAAGGCAGAAAAATCAGAAGATCCGTGTGTCTAATGGTAATCAACTTAAGAGTACTGTAAAACATCAATTCAGTCGGAGGGCAAGAGCAGATCATTGTAACCAAACAGTTCTTCCCATTAAAAGGAGAAGATTGACTGCTTGTGTCAAGGCAGAGACTAGCCGTGCCATTGAAAATTCCTCAGGAGGTTTGGAATCTGAAAAGTTGGCATGCTCTCAGTCATCAAGCTTTCTAGATTCCAACCAAAATGTTTGTGATTCAGTTAGTCTTCAGCCGAATGGAAGTTCAATTGCTTTTCCAGCTGATAGAAGTGTGAAAATGAATAATGAGGAAACCATTCTCAATGAAATTTGTCAACACAGGAGCAGTTCTTGTGTTAAAGATGAGAAATGTGAATCACATATGCTGGCCACCCTGAACACACCCCAGGTTCCATTGAATTCCAAAGACATTGAAATGATGGGGATAGGGAATGAACACAGGCAGTGCCTTAAGGAAAAGGATCCATGTTTGTCAAGTGATGCTCAGGGGGTAGTTGAGAATGAGAAGCCACAAAGAACATCTTATGATGTTGGTTCTGTGGAGCAGCAGTCAGATACAAATCCTAGGAGACAGAGCACAAGAAATCGACCATTGACAGTTAAAGCATTGGAGTCTCTAGAAAATGAATTCTTACAGGTGCAAAGGAAGCAAAAAAGGAAAGATATCCTGCCACATATAGATGCTTTCAGCCCTTGCCGCAGGGCTCGTACAAGAGGCAAAACAAATCTGCATCGTCGGAATTCCGATCATGGCACTGCAGTTGTGAAAGAAAAGCATTTGAATGAAGATGAGAAAATGGAGGTTGTGGAGTTGGTGGAATATTTCCAAGccactaaattaaattaa
- the LOC106758194 gene encoding uncharacterized protein LOC106758194 isoform X2 translates to MPFHFPSSIQMESIQQNYYDDSVEHASSTPPGSPHISDARVGEEYQVEVPSMIEESEWLGLIVNPADSEIMGDSSLSFAIGLPLSVTWMHNEGYLADIDGDKNSDQLGKSKNYVLAPGTLSNSWSEADTRSFLLGLFIFGKNFIKIKRLLENKGMGEMLSFYYGKFYKSDEYRRWSDCRKTKGRKCIMGQKLFSGLRQQELLSRLIPHVSKESQDSLLQVSQSYVEGRVSLEDYIFSMKSTVGLGVLVEAVGIGKEREDLTSLDVVLGKNNWVFSGPTSQAWSSLGPSDIIKYLTGGLRLSKAKSNDLFWEAVWPRLLARGWHSEQPQHHSYLCPKDYLVFLIPGVKKFSRRKLVKGDDYFDSVSDVLNKVVAEPGLLELEDETIVGSGNEEQEKGLNKDDQYNYRRQCYLKPRASTTDHIKFMVIDTSLMHKGKFSDIMEYKSAPVKLAGKIEANAAGITAKGAKQMRKVNHSKDLSKKVNKKLTKFTVIDTSMLNVGKLLKVRELRCLPVELESASKRTASKDRSSCEDTPSVITCDKRNISNTDSRKGISENHGTSIKEANDKPDNNANKMVERQKNQKIRVSNGNQLKSTVKHQFSRRARADHCNQTVLPIKRRRLTACVKAETSRAIENSSGGLESEKLACSQSSSFLDSNQNVCDSVSLQPNGSSIAFPADRSVKMNNEETILNEICQHRSSSCVKDEKCESHMLATLNTPQVPLNSKDIEMMGIGNEHRQCLKEKDPCLSSDAQGVVENEKPQRTSYDVGSVEQQSDTNPRRQSTRNRPLTVKALESLENEFLQVQRKQKRKDILPHIDAFSPCRRARTRGKTNLHRRNSDHGTAVVKEKHLNEDEKMEVVELVEYFQATKLN, encoded by the exons ATGGAGTCAATTCAGCAAAACTATTATGATGATTCCGTGGAGCATGCATCTAGTACTCCTCCAGGTTCACCTCATATAAGTGACGCAAGAGTTGGTGAAGAATACCAGGTGGAGGTCCCCTCTATGATAGAAGAATCAGAGTGGCTTGGACTTATTGTAAATCCTGCTGATTCAGAAATTATGGGTGATAGTTCACTTTCCTTTGCAATTGGTTTGCCCCTCTCTGTTACATGGATGCACAATGAAGGTTATCTTGCAGATATTGATG GAGACAAAAATTCCGATCAACtgggtaaaagtaaaaattatgtattgGCCCCTGGCACATTGAGTAACTCCTGGAGTGAAGCTGATACAAGAAGTTTTCTCCttggtttgtttatttttggaaagaatTTTATCAAGATTAAAAGATTATTAGAAAACAAAGGCATGGGGGAAATGCTGTCATTTTACTATGGAAAGTTTTATAAATCTGATGAATATCGTAGATGGTCAGACTGCAGGAagacaaaaggaagaaaatgcaTTATGGGACAGAAACTCTTTTCCGGGCTGAGGCAACAGGAACTATTATCTCGATTGATTCCTCATGTATCAAAAGAATCTCAAGATAGTTTGCTGCAG GTTTCTCAGTCGTATGTGGAAGGAAGAGTTTCTCTTGAAGATTACATTTTCTCTATGAAGTCTACTGTTGGACTTGGTGTTCTTGTGGAGGCAGTTGGTATTGGAAAGGAGAGGGAAGACCTTACAAGCCTTGATGTGGTACTTGGGAAGAACAATTGGGTTTTTTCAGGACCAACTAGTCAAGCTTGGTCTTCTCTTGGACCCAgtgatataataaaatatttgacagGAGGATTGCGACTGAGCAAAGCCAAAAGTAATGATCTCTTCTGGGAAGCTGTTTGGCCTCGCTTACTGGCAAGAGGTTGGCACTCTGAGCAACCACAACATCACAGTTATCTCTGCCCCAAAGATTATCTAGTTTTTCTAATACCTGGCGTTAAGAAATTTTCAAGGAGAAAACTTGTAAAAGGTGATGATTACTTTGATTCTGTTAGTGATGTCTTGAACAAAGTTGTTGCTGAACCTGGTCTTCTTGAGCTTGAAGATGAAACTATAGTTGGTAGCGGCAATGAAGAGCAAGAAAAGGGATTGAATAAGGATGATCAATATAATTATCGTCGTCAATGTTACCTCAAGCCCCGAGCTTCTACCACTGATCATATAAAATTCATGGTTATTGATACTAGTTTGATGCACAAAGGGAAGTTTTCTGATATAATGGAATATAAATCTGCACCTGTTAAGTTAGCTGGTAAAATTGAGGCAAATGCTGCTGGTATTACGGCTAAAGGGGCCAAACAAATGAGGAAAGTAAACCATAGCAAGGATCTGtctaaaaaagttaataaaaagttGACAAAGTTCACAGTTATTGATACCAGTATGCTTAATGTAGGAAAATTATTGAAAGTGAGAGAACTGAGATGTCTTCCAGTTGAATTAGAGTCTGCATCTAAGAGAACTGCATCTAAGGATAGGTCTTCTTGTGAAGATACACCAAGCGTGATAACATGTGacaaaaggaatataagtaatACTGATAGCCGAAAAGGCATATCTGAGAATCATGGTACCAGTATAAAAGAAGCAAATGATAAGCCAGATAATAATGCAAACAAGATGGTAGAAAGGCAGAAAAATCAGAAGATCCGTGTGTCTAATGGTAATCAACTTAAGAGTACTGTAAAACATCAATTCAGTCGGAGGGCAAGAGCAGATCATTGTAACCAAACAGTTCTTCCCATTAAAAGGAGAAGATTGACTGCTTGTGTCAAGGCAGAGACTAGCCGTGCCATTGAAAATTCCTCAGGAGGTTTGGAATCTGAAAAGTTGGCATGCTCTCAGTCATCAAGCTTTCTAGATTCCAACCAAAATGTTTGTGATTCAGTTAGTCTTCAGCCGAATGGAAGTTCAATTGCTTTTCCAGCTGATAGAAGTGTGAAAATGAATAATGAGGAAACCATTCTCAATGAAATTTGTCAACACAGGAGCAGTTCTTGTGTTAAAGATGAGAAATGTGAATCACATATGCTGGCCACCCTGAACACACCCCAGGTTCCATTGAATTCCAAAGACATTGAAATGATGGGGATAGGGAATGAACACAGGCAGTGCCTTAAGGAAAAGGATCCATGTTTGTCAAGTGATGCTCAGGGGGTAGTTGAGAATGAGAAGCCACAAAGAACATCTTATGATGTTGGTTCTGTGGAGCAGCAGTCAGATACAAATCCTAGGAGACAGAGCACAAGAAATCGACCATTGACAGTTAAAGCATTGGAGTCTCTAGAAAATGAATTCTTACAGGTGCAAAGGAAGCAAAAAAGGAAAGATATCCTGCCACATATAGATGCTTTCAGCCCTTGCCGCAGGGCTCGTACAAGAGGCAAAACAAATCTGCATCGTCGGAATTCCGATCATGGCACTGCAGTTGTGAAAGAAAAGCATTTGAATGAAGATGAGAAAATGGAGGTTGTGGAGTTGGTGGAATATTTCCAAGccactaaattaaattaa
- the LOC106758194 gene encoding uncharacterized protein LOC106758194 isoform X1 — MPFHFPSSIQQMESIQQNYYDDSVEHASSTPPGSPHISDARVGEEYQVEVPSMIEESEWLGLIVNPADSEIMGDSSLSFAIGLPLSVTWMHNEGYLADIDGDKNSDQLGKSKNYVLAPGTLSNSWSEADTRSFLLGLFIFGKNFIKIKRLLENKGMGEMLSFYYGKFYKSDEYRRWSDCRKTKGRKCIMGQKLFSGLRQQELLSRLIPHVSKESQDSLLQVSQSYVEGRVSLEDYIFSMKSTVGLGVLVEAVGIGKEREDLTSLDVVLGKNNWVFSGPTSQAWSSLGPSDIIKYLTGGLRLSKAKSNDLFWEAVWPRLLARGWHSEQPQHHSYLCPKDYLVFLIPGVKKFSRRKLVKGDDYFDSVSDVLNKVVAEPGLLELEDETIVGSGNEEQEKGLNKDDQYNYRRQCYLKPRASTTDHIKFMVIDTSLMHKGKFSDIMEYKSAPVKLAGKIEANAAGITAKGAKQMRKVNHSKDLSKKVNKKLTKFTVIDTSMLNVGKLLKVRELRCLPVELESASKRTASKDRSSCEDTPSVITCDKRNISNTDSRKGISENHGTSIKEANDKPDNNANKMVERQKNQKIRVSNGNQLKSTVKHQFSRRARADHCNQTVLPIKRRRLTACVKAETSRAIENSSGGLESEKLACSQSSSFLDSNQNVCDSVSLQPNGSSIAFPADRSVKMNNEETILNEICQHRSSSCVKDEKCESHMLATLNTPQVPLNSKDIEMMGIGNEHRQCLKEKDPCLSSDAQGVVENEKPQRTSYDVGSVEQQSDTNPRRQSTRNRPLTVKALESLENEFLQVQRKQKRKDILPHIDAFSPCRRARTRGKTNLHRRNSDHGTAVVKEKHLNEDEKMEVVELVEYFQATKLN; from the exons caGATGGAGTCAATTCAGCAAAACTATTATGATGATTCCGTGGAGCATGCATCTAGTACTCCTCCAGGTTCACCTCATATAAGTGACGCAAGAGTTGGTGAAGAATACCAGGTGGAGGTCCCCTCTATGATAGAAGAATCAGAGTGGCTTGGACTTATTGTAAATCCTGCTGATTCAGAAATTATGGGTGATAGTTCACTTTCCTTTGCAATTGGTTTGCCCCTCTCTGTTACATGGATGCACAATGAAGGTTATCTTGCAGATATTGATG GAGACAAAAATTCCGATCAACtgggtaaaagtaaaaattatgtattgGCCCCTGGCACATTGAGTAACTCCTGGAGTGAAGCTGATACAAGAAGTTTTCTCCttggtttgtttatttttggaaagaatTTTATCAAGATTAAAAGATTATTAGAAAACAAAGGCATGGGGGAAATGCTGTCATTTTACTATGGAAAGTTTTATAAATCTGATGAATATCGTAGATGGTCAGACTGCAGGAagacaaaaggaagaaaatgcaTTATGGGACAGAAACTCTTTTCCGGGCTGAGGCAACAGGAACTATTATCTCGATTGATTCCTCATGTATCAAAAGAATCTCAAGATAGTTTGCTGCAG GTTTCTCAGTCGTATGTGGAAGGAAGAGTTTCTCTTGAAGATTACATTTTCTCTATGAAGTCTACTGTTGGACTTGGTGTTCTTGTGGAGGCAGTTGGTATTGGAAAGGAGAGGGAAGACCTTACAAGCCTTGATGTGGTACTTGGGAAGAACAATTGGGTTTTTTCAGGACCAACTAGTCAAGCTTGGTCTTCTCTTGGACCCAgtgatataataaaatatttgacagGAGGATTGCGACTGAGCAAAGCCAAAAGTAATGATCTCTTCTGGGAAGCTGTTTGGCCTCGCTTACTGGCAAGAGGTTGGCACTCTGAGCAACCACAACATCACAGTTATCTCTGCCCCAAAGATTATCTAGTTTTTCTAATACCTGGCGTTAAGAAATTTTCAAGGAGAAAACTTGTAAAAGGTGATGATTACTTTGATTCTGTTAGTGATGTCTTGAACAAAGTTGTTGCTGAACCTGGTCTTCTTGAGCTTGAAGATGAAACTATAGTTGGTAGCGGCAATGAAGAGCAAGAAAAGGGATTGAATAAGGATGATCAATATAATTATCGTCGTCAATGTTACCTCAAGCCCCGAGCTTCTACCACTGATCATATAAAATTCATGGTTATTGATACTAGTTTGATGCACAAAGGGAAGTTTTCTGATATAATGGAATATAAATCTGCACCTGTTAAGTTAGCTGGTAAAATTGAGGCAAATGCTGCTGGTATTACGGCTAAAGGGGCCAAACAAATGAGGAAAGTAAACCATAGCAAGGATCTGtctaaaaaagttaataaaaagttGACAAAGTTCACAGTTATTGATACCAGTATGCTTAATGTAGGAAAATTATTGAAAGTGAGAGAACTGAGATGTCTTCCAGTTGAATTAGAGTCTGCATCTAAGAGAACTGCATCTAAGGATAGGTCTTCTTGTGAAGATACACCAAGCGTGATAACATGTGacaaaaggaatataagtaatACTGATAGCCGAAAAGGCATATCTGAGAATCATGGTACCAGTATAAAAGAAGCAAATGATAAGCCAGATAATAATGCAAACAAGATGGTAGAAAGGCAGAAAAATCAGAAGATCCGTGTGTCTAATGGTAATCAACTTAAGAGTACTGTAAAACATCAATTCAGTCGGAGGGCAAGAGCAGATCATTGTAACCAAACAGTTCTTCCCATTAAAAGGAGAAGATTGACTGCTTGTGTCAAGGCAGAGACTAGCCGTGCCATTGAAAATTCCTCAGGAGGTTTGGAATCTGAAAAGTTGGCATGCTCTCAGTCATCAAGCTTTCTAGATTCCAACCAAAATGTTTGTGATTCAGTTAGTCTTCAGCCGAATGGAAGTTCAATTGCTTTTCCAGCTGATAGAAGTGTGAAAATGAATAATGAGGAAACCATTCTCAATGAAATTTGTCAACACAGGAGCAGTTCTTGTGTTAAAGATGAGAAATGTGAATCACATATGCTGGCCACCCTGAACACACCCCAGGTTCCATTGAATTCCAAAGACATTGAAATGATGGGGATAGGGAATGAACACAGGCAGTGCCTTAAGGAAAAGGATCCATGTTTGTCAAGTGATGCTCAGGGGGTAGTTGAGAATGAGAAGCCACAAAGAACATCTTATGATGTTGGTTCTGTGGAGCAGCAGTCAGATACAAATCCTAGGAGACAGAGCACAAGAAATCGACCATTGACAGTTAAAGCATTGGAGTCTCTAGAAAATGAATTCTTACAGGTGCAAAGGAAGCAAAAAAGGAAAGATATCCTGCCACATATAGATGCTTTCAGCCCTTGCCGCAGGGCTCGTACAAGAGGCAAAACAAATCTGCATCGTCGGAATTCCGATCATGGCACTGCAGTTGTGAAAGAAAAGCATTTGAATGAAGATGAGAAAATGGAGGTTGTGGAGTTGGTGGAATATTTCCAAGccactaaattaaattaa